In Takifugu flavidus isolate HTHZ2018 chromosome 13, ASM371156v2, whole genome shotgun sequence, the following are encoded in one genomic region:
- the LOC130536743 gene encoding homeobox protein DBX1-A-like: MFSCSVLPPPLFPALLRPPGSLSSPLTRSLPSGFLVEDLLRLSQPVTYLHRTLSCRSPADFVALSPGPCGSVQPSETSTDRPAFQNRWTPERPDRSCGGSGLKFGVSAILAPPTRNCVHHKPFPVPVIDGSVHPFITASYFTASSSVVPVPGTFSWPLVPRGKPRRGMLRRAVFSDLQRKALERTFQKQKYISKPDRKKLASKLGLKDSQVKIWFQNRRMKWRNSKERELLSTGGCRQQTLPTKTNPHPDLTDVGSTLHSRPNRTSVSSQRSHLHPHVPQVRQSPSPPPGGDRPSDREEITVS; encoded by the exons ATGTTCTCCTGCAGCGTCCTGCCGCCGCCCCTCTTCCCGGCCTTGCTGCGTCCCCCCGggtctctgtcctcccccctgaCCCGCTCGCTGCCTTCGGGCTTCCTGGTGGAGGATCTCCTGCGGCTCAGCCAACCCGTCACTTACCTTCACCGGACTTTGTCTTGCAGAAGTCCCGCGGACTTCGTGGCTTTGAGTCCGGGTCCATGCGGCTCTGTGCAGCCGTCAGAAACCTCCACGGACCGACCCGCGTTCCAGAACCGCTGGACCCCAGAGCGTCCAGACCGATCCTGTGGAGGTTCTGGTCTGAAGTTTGGCGTCAGCGCGATCCTGGCACCACCGACACGGAACT gtgtccacCACAAACCGTTTCCTGTTCCTGTGATTGATGGCAGCGTTCATCCGTTCATCACGGCCTCTTACTTCACAG cttcGTCCTCCGTGGTCCCTGTCCCAGGAACCTTTTCCTGGCCCCTGGTTCCCAGAGGGAAGCCCAGGAGGGGCATGTTGCGCAGGGCTGTGTTCTCAGACCTACAGAGGAAGGCCCTGGAGAGAACCTTTCAGAAGCAGAAATATATCAGCAAACCAGACAGGAAGAAACTGGCCAGTAAACTGGGACTGAAGGACTCGCAG GTGAAGATCTGGTTTCAAAACCGCAGGATGAAGTGGAGGAACTCTAAGGAGCGGGAGCTGCTGTCAACGGGGGGCTGCCGCCAGCAGACCCTGCCCACCAAGACCAACCCACACCCAGACCTGACAGATGTCGGCAGCACCCTGCACTCAAGGCCAAACAGGACTTCTGTGAGCAGCCAGAGGTCACATCTCCACCCACACGTGCCTCAGGTCCGCCAGAGTCCTTcaccgccaccagggggcgacagacCGTCAGACCGGGAAGAGATCACCGTTTCGTAA
- the zgc:158868 gene encoding C-factor: protein MHTFRLWRSDTSSADMSLTLGGNIFVSGSNRGIGLELVKQLAEKTPEDTCIYAGCRTPDGSNAQALRDLAAQHAGKICIVKLEMSDEESIACAVRTVSEKVGAAGLNLLINNAAIAKPAIPGKLCDTSRQDMMEVYETNVAGPFHLTKMFIPLLQKAAASSNQGDEMSCRRSAVINVSTLGASLGMMPESFHIAQLFAYRSSKAAMNMLSCCFAMELKSQKILVMALHPGWVQTDMGGDQAPTSTHDSVQGMLNVMSSLGSKDTASFLDWNGDTLPW from the exons ATGCATACGTTCAGGCTGTGGCGCTCTGACACCTCGTCTGCTGACATGTCGCTCACACTGGGAGGGAACATTTTTGTGAGCGGGTCCAACAGAGGCATCGGTCTGGAGCTCGTCaagcagctggctgagaagaCCCCCGAGGACACCTGCATCTACGCTGGCTGCAGGACGCCTGACGGAAGCAATGCACAG GCCCTGAGGGATCTGGCTGCACAGCATGCTGGGAAGATCTGCATAGTTAAGCTAG AAATGTCAGATGAGGAGAGCATCGCGTGTGCTGTCCGGACCGTGAGCGAGAAGGTCGGTGCTGCCGGTTTGAACCTCCTCATCAACAACGCCGCCATCGCCAAACCAGCAATACCGGGAAAATTATGCGACACCAGCAGACAAGACATGATGGAAGTTTATGAAACCAACGTGGCGGGACCATTTCACCTAACAAAG ATGTTCATTCCTCTCCTGCAGAAAGCAGCCGCCTCATCTAATCAGG GTGATGAAATGTCCTGCAGGAGGTCAGCAGTCATCAATGTGTCCACCCTCGGAGCGTCCCTGGGCATGATGCCAGAGAGCTTTCACATCGCGCAGTTGTTCGCTTACAGAAGCAGCAAG GCGGCCATGAACatgctctcctgctgcttcGCTATGGAGCTGAAGAGCCAGAAGATTCTAGTGATGGCCCTCCACCCTGGCTGGGTCCAGACCGACATGGGAGGAGACCAG gcCCCTACAAGCACCCATGACAGTGTTCAGGGCATGCTCAATGTGATGTCATCGCTGGGCAGCAAAGACACGGCATCGTTTCTGGACTGGAACGGTGACACCCTCCCCTGGTAG